The following proteins come from a genomic window of Synechococcus sp. NB0720_010:
- a CDS encoding ABC-F family ATP-binding cassette domain-containing protein: MLRLERVSKIYPTGEVLRNVTWEVKTGDRIGLVGVNGAGKSTQMRIISGLEEPSSGQVVKQGEPRIVYLQQEFDVDPSRTVRQELFQAFGEAAQVLNRQRQVEEEMGSEQAANDPDHLDALIHELGRLQSRFEGLHGYELDARIDKLLPTIGFSPEGAEQLVGDYSGGWQMRIALGKVLLQEPDLLLLDEPTNHLDVETIQWLEDYLIGQTCPLVVISHDRAFLDRVCNQIVETERGVSRSYLGNYSNHLEQKTLEREAGQAAFERQQKELATQQAYIDRFRASATRSTQAKSREKLLDKVERIEAPTESVSGPRFQFPPAPRSGRLIAEIKDLSHSYGEQILFLGANLEIERGDRIAFVGPNGAGKSTLLRLVMGIETPDEGSAGLGEHNVIASYFEQNQAEALDLSKTVIDTMFEAVPDWTQTQVRSLLGSFCFSNDAVFKEVGKLSGGEKARLALALMLLSPCNLLVLDEPTNHLDIPAKEMLEGALRDYEGAALVVSHDRYFISRVANKIVEIRDGELVVYRGDYAYYREKKAEESAAAQAALEAAEQEAKRKAKRDKQKAKEAARKSAA; the protein is encoded by the coding sequence TTGCTTCGCCTCGAACGCGTCTCCAAGATCTATCCCACGGGCGAGGTGCTCCGGAATGTCACCTGGGAGGTGAAAACCGGGGACCGCATTGGCCTGGTCGGCGTGAATGGCGCCGGCAAATCCACCCAGATGCGGATCATCTCTGGGCTGGAGGAGCCCAGCAGCGGACAGGTGGTGAAGCAGGGGGAACCCCGCATCGTCTACCTGCAGCAGGAATTCGACGTTGACCCGTCGCGGACGGTTCGGCAGGAGTTGTTCCAGGCCTTCGGCGAAGCCGCCCAGGTGCTCAACCGCCAGCGTCAGGTGGAAGAGGAGATGGGCTCTGAGCAGGCCGCCAACGACCCCGACCACCTCGATGCCCTGATCCATGAACTGGGCCGGCTGCAAAGCCGCTTTGAGGGACTGCACGGCTACGAGCTCGACGCCCGAATCGACAAGCTGCTGCCGACCATCGGTTTCAGCCCCGAGGGGGCCGAGCAGCTCGTGGGGGATTACTCCGGGGGCTGGCAGATGCGCATCGCCCTGGGCAAGGTGCTGCTCCAGGAGCCCGATCTGCTGCTGCTGGACGAACCAACCAACCACCTGGATGTCGAGACCATCCAGTGGCTTGAGGACTATCTGATCGGCCAAACCTGCCCGCTGGTGGTGATCAGCCACGACCGAGCCTTCCTCGATCGGGTCTGCAACCAAATCGTCGAGACCGAACGCGGCGTCTCACGCAGCTACCTAGGGAACTACAGCAACCACCTCGAGCAAAAGACCCTCGAGCGCGAAGCCGGGCAAGCCGCCTTTGAGCGGCAACAGAAGGAACTCGCCACCCAGCAGGCCTACATCGATCGATTCCGCGCCAGCGCCACGCGATCCACCCAGGCCAAGAGCCGCGAAAAGTTGCTGGACAAGGTGGAGCGGATTGAGGCACCGACTGAGAGCGTCAGCGGTCCTCGCTTCCAGTTCCCGCCCGCTCCGCGCAGCGGCCGTCTGATCGCCGAGATCAAGGACCTGAGCCACAGCTATGGCGAGCAGATCCTCTTTCTAGGGGCCAATCTCGAGATTGAACGGGGGGACCGGATTGCCTTTGTCGGACCCAATGGGGCCGGCAAGTCGACGCTGCTGCGACTGGTGATGGGCATCGAGACGCCCGACGAGGGCTCAGCCGGGCTTGGCGAGCACAACGTGATCGCCAGCTACTTCGAGCAGAACCAAGCCGAGGCGCTCGACCTGAGCAAAACGGTGATCGACACGATGTTCGAAGCCGTTCCGGACTGGACCCAAACCCAGGTGCGCTCCCTGCTGGGCAGCTTCTGCTTCAGCAATGACGCGGTCTTCAAGGAGGTGGGCAAGCTCAGCGGAGGCGAGAAGGCCCGGCTGGCCCTGGCGTTGATGTTGCTGAGCCCCTGCAATCTGCTGGTGCTGGATGAGCCGACGAACCACCTGGATATCCCGGCCAAGGAGATGCTGGAGGGCGCTCTTCGCGACTACGAAGGGGCCGCTCTGGTGGTCAGCCACGACCGCTATTTCATCTCCCGCGTGGCCAACAAGATTGTCGAGATCCGCGACGGCGAATTAGTGGTCTACCGCGGTGATTATGCCTACTACCGCGAGAAGAAAGCCGAGGAATCTGCAGCCGCCCAGGCCGCCCTCGAGGCCGCCGAACAGGAGGCCAAGCGCAAGGCCAAACGCGACAAGCAAAAAGCGAAGGAAGCCGCCCGCAAATCCGCTGCCTGA
- a CDS encoding trypsin-like peptidase domain-containing protein, whose protein sequence is MAGAAARMAGLLLAAGAGPVLVALPPVAAQSAPAPALTRQSFVAEAVKRTGPAVVTIDTERTVVVPGGSLVTPFPFNDPRLRQFFGLPPGGGATRIPPSQRTERGQGSGVIYDPSGLLLTNAHVVEGTTRVMVGLPDGRRVEGKVVGSDSVTDLAVVRLSGPGPWPVAALGDSDALQVGEWVIAVGNPFGLDQTVTLGIVSNLNRNAAALGITDKRLQLIQTDAAINPGNSGGPLLNADGEVIGINTLVRSGPGAGLGFAIPVNQARSVAQQLVTSGKVSHAMVGVALEPVRNVSGARVRSVMPGGPAARAGVRAGDVVVAAAGQPVADPAALIQVVSRHGVGRPLLLELERDGQRLEVRVTPVELSTLMQR, encoded by the coding sequence ATGGCTGGCGCAGCAGCACGGATGGCCGGCCTTTTGCTGGCGGCAGGTGCTGGCCCTGTCCTCGTGGCTCTGCCACCGGTGGCGGCCCAGAGCGCGCCGGCGCCGGCCCTGACCCGCCAATCCTTTGTGGCCGAGGCGGTGAAGCGCACCGGCCCTGCGGTCGTGACGATCGATACGGAGCGCACCGTCGTGGTTCCAGGGGGATCCCTGGTCACGCCCTTCCCGTTTAACGACCCGAGGCTGCGGCAGTTTTTCGGGCTGCCGCCCGGGGGCGGAGCGACCCGGATTCCTCCCTCCCAGCGGACTGAGCGCGGCCAGGGGAGTGGGGTGATCTACGACCCCTCGGGCTTGCTGCTGACCAATGCCCACGTCGTCGAGGGCACGACGCGGGTGATGGTCGGTCTGCCCGACGGTCGCCGGGTGGAGGGCAAGGTTGTCGGCAGTGACAGCGTCACGGACCTCGCGGTGGTCCGCTTGAGCGGGCCAGGTCCTTGGCCTGTGGCCGCCCTGGGCGATTCCGATGCCCTGCAGGTGGGCGAATGGGTGATCGCGGTGGGCAATCCCTTCGGCCTGGATCAAACCGTGACCTTGGGGATCGTCAGCAACCTGAACCGCAACGCCGCGGCGCTGGGGATCACCGATAAGCGGTTGCAGCTGATTCAGACCGACGCCGCCATTAATCCCGGGAATTCCGGTGGGCCCTTGCTCAACGCCGACGGGGAGGTCATTGGCATCAACACCTTGGTGCGCTCCGGCCCTGGGGCGGGCCTTGGCTTCGCCATCCCTGTCAATCAGGCCCGATCGGTGGCCCAGCAGCTGGTGACCAGCGGCAAGGTCAGCCACGCGATGGTGGGCGTTGCCCTAGAGCCCGTGCGCAATGTCTCTGGGGCAAGGGTCCGCAGCGTGATGCCCGGCGGGCCAGCGGCTCGCGCTGGGGTCCGCGCTGGTGATGTGGTGGTGGCCGCGGCGGGGCAACCCGTGGCTGATCCGGCGGCCCTGATCCAGGTGGTCAGTCGCCATGGCGTGGGCCGGCCGCTGCTGCTGGAGCTGGAGCGAGATGGCCAGCGTCTGGAGGTCCGCGTGACCCCCGTCGAGCTCTCGACCTTGATGCAGCGCTAG
- a CDS encoding DUF2973 domain-containing protein, whose amino-acid sequence MLATTPDLGLVASKLLPLVYGACFIGLLWQAFRIMARGYSAVPRPGDRDRTPQGDRTGRLTIHPELLDQDGQLTQDDLLTVRFGEDDE is encoded by the coding sequence ATGCTCGCCACCACACCCGATCTCGGTCTGGTCGCCAGCAAGCTGCTGCCGCTGGTCTACGGCGCCTGCTTCATCGGACTGCTCTGGCAGGCCTTTCGGATCATGGCCCGCGGCTACTCAGCCGTGCCCCGTCCCGGTGACCGGGACCGCACGCCCCAGGGGGATCGAACAGGGCGGCTGACGATTCACCCCGAGCTCTTGGATCAGGACGGACAGCTCACCCAAGACGACCTACTCACGGTGCGTTTTGGCGAAGACGACGAGTAA
- the hrpB gene encoding ATP-dependent helicase HrpB — protein MPLPIEPLLPELVQRLPAGGTLLLQAPPGAGKTTGVPLALLEALPPESGRVLMLEPRRLAAKAAAQRLASSLGEDVGQRIGYRVRLESRVSAATRVEVLTDGLFLRQLQSDPSLEGVACVIFDEFHERRSEADLALALLREARAVIAPEVRLLVMSATLNLQPLREQLPEAALLTSEGRSFPVAVQHQPARERETLSAQVVRALESQWLDQRQDHETALVFLPGQRQIQQCQEAIARTNWSQDLEICPLHGNLPLGEQSRAIQASRSPAGKVVLATAIAESSLTIAGVALVIDSGLSRRSRFDPASGMESLVTLPTSQASAEQRAGRAGRLGPGRAIRLWSPAEQQRRPAFDPPALLEADPAPLVLQLAQWGAGLGEELPWLEPPPRPHLLEGQELLQQLGALNDTGQLNSHGRQLSQLGVHPRLGQVLLQAQELGVPSLGCALAALLSERDPLRLDEAGCDLLRRLDWLRQDGRDHRRRSIQQLQAQLERQLQGIAGQERHRPQPTLNSGEEASFCAELIAQAYPERVSLQRPGAPGRYQLRSGRGAELHPGDPLWGSEALAIAHADGGGSDCRIQLALALPQSSVESLAQTQGERLQLVSWDPSQERVKAEESLQLGALTLERRPLRDPPAELLRAALLEGLADLGLEALPWGKGSRQLQQRLCLAHRELGAPWLDRSDAVLEADPLGWLGDQLEGLRSRQDLQQLNLCEALWSGLDWSLRQELETLLPTSLAIPSGRQASLDYSSGTPVLAVKLQELFGAATTPTVLGGRLPVTVQLLSPAGRPAAITQDLAGFWTGAYRDVRRDLRGRYPRHPWPEDPANATPTALTKKRLEQQQR, from the coding sequence GTGCCGCTTCCGATTGAGCCGCTGCTGCCCGAGCTGGTGCAGCGGCTTCCAGCGGGCGGAACCTTGCTGCTGCAGGCTCCACCGGGGGCCGGAAAAACCACAGGCGTGCCCCTGGCCCTGCTTGAGGCCCTGCCCCCGGAGAGCGGGCGGGTCTTGATGCTGGAGCCGCGCCGGCTCGCTGCCAAAGCCGCGGCCCAGCGTCTGGCCAGCAGTCTTGGCGAGGACGTTGGCCAACGGATTGGCTATCGCGTCCGCCTGGAGAGCCGGGTCTCAGCCGCCACCCGGGTGGAGGTGCTGACCGACGGCCTGTTCCTGCGGCAGCTGCAGTCCGACCCCAGCCTGGAGGGGGTGGCCTGCGTGATCTTCGACGAATTTCACGAGCGCCGCAGCGAGGCGGACCTGGCCTTGGCGCTGCTGCGGGAGGCCAGGGCGGTGATCGCACCGGAGGTGCGACTGCTGGTGATGTCAGCGACGCTCAACCTCCAGCCCCTGCGTGAACAGCTGCCCGAGGCCGCGCTGCTCACCAGCGAAGGACGAAGCTTCCCCGTCGCGGTGCAGCACCAACCGGCTCGAGAGCGTGAGACCCTCTCCGCCCAGGTGGTCCGGGCCCTGGAGAGCCAATGGCTGGACCAACGGCAGGACCACGAGACCGCCCTGGTGTTCCTCCCTGGACAACGCCAGATTCAGCAGTGCCAGGAGGCGATCGCGCGGACCAACTGGTCCCAGGACCTGGAGATCTGCCCCCTGCACGGCAACTTGCCCCTGGGGGAGCAGAGCCGCGCGATCCAAGCCAGCCGCAGCCCCGCGGGGAAGGTGGTGCTGGCAACAGCCATTGCCGAAAGCTCCCTGACGATCGCCGGGGTCGCCCTGGTGATCGATAGCGGCCTCAGCCGCCGCAGCCGCTTCGACCCCGCCAGCGGCATGGAGAGCCTGGTCACGCTCCCGACGAGCCAGGCCAGTGCGGAGCAACGGGCTGGCCGCGCCGGACGCCTCGGTCCAGGGCGCGCGATCCGCCTCTGGAGCCCCGCGGAGCAGCAGCGGCGCCCAGCCTTCGATCCCCCGGCCCTGCTGGAGGCCGACCCCGCCCCCCTGGTGCTGCAACTGGCCCAGTGGGGCGCGGGTCTGGGGGAGGAGTTGCCCTGGCTGGAGCCACCGCCACGGCCCCATCTGCTGGAGGGGCAGGAGCTGCTCCAACAACTGGGCGCCCTCAATGACACCGGGCAACTCAACAGCCATGGGCGCCAACTCAGCCAGCTGGGAGTGCATCCCCGCCTGGGCCAGGTGCTGCTGCAGGCCCAGGAGCTCGGCGTACCAAGCCTGGGCTGCGCCCTGGCCGCCCTGCTGAGCGAGCGGGACCCCCTACGGCTGGATGAGGCCGGCTGTGATCTGCTGCGCCGGCTGGATTGGCTGCGGCAGGACGGGCGAGACCATCGCCGGCGCTCGATTCAGCAGCTGCAGGCGCAGCTGGAGCGCCAGCTCCAGGGCATCGCCGGTCAAGAACGCCACCGCCCCCAACCGACCCTGAACAGTGGCGAGGAGGCATCGTTCTGCGCCGAGCTGATTGCCCAGGCCTACCCCGAGCGGGTCAGCCTCCAGCGCCCAGGCGCCCCCGGTCGCTACCAGCTGCGCTCCGGCCGTGGCGCCGAACTGCATCCCGGCGACCCCCTCTGGGGCAGCGAGGCCCTGGCCATTGCCCATGCCGATGGGGGAGGCAGTGACTGCCGCATCCAGCTGGCCTTGGCCCTGCCGCAGAGCAGCGTGGAGAGCCTGGCCCAAACGCAGGGCGAACGCCTGCAACTGGTGAGCTGGGATCCCAGCCAAGAGCGGGTCAAGGCCGAGGAGAGCCTCCAATTGGGTGCGCTGACGCTGGAGCGCCGGCCCCTGCGCGATCCCCCAGCAGAGCTCCTGCGCGCCGCGCTGCTCGAGGGCTTGGCCGATCTGGGGCTCGAGGCCCTGCCCTGGGGCAAGGGCTCAAGGCAGTTGCAACAGCGTCTCTGCCTGGCCCACCGGGAACTGGGCGCCCCCTGGCTGGACCGCAGCGATGCCGTCCTGGAAGCCGACCCCCTGGGCTGGCTCGGGGATCAACTGGAGGGCCTGCGCTCGCGCCAGGACTTGCAACAACTCAATCTCTGCGAGGCCCTCTGGAGCGGTCTGGACTGGTCCTTGCGCCAGGAGCTCGAGACGCTGCTGCCCACCAGCCTGGCGATTCCCTCCGGCCGTCAGGCCAGCCTCGACTACAGCAGCGGCACACCGGTGCTGGCCGTGAAATTGCAGGAGCTCTTCGGGGCCGCCACCACCCCGACGGTCCTGGGCGGACGGCTGCCGGTGACGGTGCAACTGCTCTCGCCGGCGGGGCGCCCCGCGGCGATCACCCAAGACCTCGCGGGCTTCTGGACTGGGGCGTATCGGGACGTGCGCCGGGACCTGCGGGGCCGCTATCCCCGCCATCCCTGGCCCGAGGATCCAGCCAACGCCACGCCCACGGCCCTCACCAAAAAGCGGCTGGAGCAACAGCAGCGCTAG
- a CDS encoding HAD family hydrolase encodes MTSPRARLQSQLAAPLPEHPELVLVTDLDGTLLGGPSEERRGFYRWLAEQRERVLHVFCTGRDLGAIAQVLGQDEPLGLAAPHLVIGDVGCTVACGSSLLPIPLAVDPIEQRWQALEPRLRTLLEGRPGLELQPMSSNRRLAFYVDLDQFDLGLIPVLEAEGATVVMSDNRYFDVLPGGVDKGSTLLSLLGWLEADHTTVVTAGDTLNDLAMFETGLKGVMVGNAEPALVEQLPRLSGVYHAQGHGCQGIAEGLRHFGFGHLMA; translated from the coding sequence GTGACGTCCCCTCGAGCGCGCCTACAGAGTCAGCTCGCCGCCCCCTTGCCGGAGCACCCCGAGCTGGTGCTGGTCACCGATCTCGACGGCACCCTGCTGGGGGGACCCAGCGAGGAGCGTCGTGGCTTCTATCGCTGGTTGGCCGAGCAGCGCGAGCGGGTACTCCATGTCTTCTGTACCGGCAGGGACCTGGGCGCGATCGCTCAGGTGCTGGGGCAAGACGAACCGTTGGGGCTGGCGGCCCCCCATCTGGTCATCGGTGATGTGGGTTGCACGGTGGCCTGCGGTTCTTCCCTGTTGCCGATCCCACTGGCGGTGGACCCCATTGAGCAGCGCTGGCAGGCCCTCGAGCCGCGGCTCCGCACGCTGCTGGAGGGGCGGCCTGGACTGGAGCTCCAACCCATGAGCTCGAACCGTCGTCTGGCCTTTTATGTCGACCTCGATCAGTTCGACCTGGGCCTCATCCCTGTGCTCGAGGCGGAGGGGGCGACGGTGGTGATGTCCGACAACCGCTATTTCGATGTCCTCCCGGGCGGGGTCGACAAGGGCTCAACCCTGCTGTCGCTGCTTGGGTGGTTGGAGGCGGATCACACCACGGTGGTCACCGCTGGGGACACCCTCAACGATCTGGCGATGTTTGAAACCGGCCTCAAGGGGGTCATGGTCGGCAATGCCGAGCCGGCCCTGGTGGAGCAGTTGCCCCGTCTCTCGGGTGTCTATCACGCCCAGGGCCATGGATGTCAGGGCATCGCCGAGGGGCTGCGCCACTTTGGTTTTGGCCACCTGATGGCCTAG